The following are encoded in a window of Streptomyces sp. Go-475 genomic DNA:
- a CDS encoding Gfo/Idh/MocA family oxidoreductase, which yields MSRTPVLRAAVVGTGHRAQLFTRGLAERPGHLVAALCDPSPTRMAFHNRLLAEAGAPAAAEWEPDRFTDLLAKEDIDEVVVTTVDAEHDRYIVPALKAGCRVVTEKPMTVDAERCARILDTVRETGNSLTVAFNYRFNPVHEKVRALLADGAIGEVLSVHFEWLLDVRHGADYFRRWHREKDRSGGLLVHKSSHHFDLVNWWLADEPAEAFGYGRLGFYGRAAGQRHGLRRDYVRAHGADRAADDPFALDLAADDTLRALYLDAERDDGYLRDRNVFDGPVTIEDDMSVLVRYARGATMTYHLTAYSPWEGYRVMFNGSGGRLELEVEESRWQAPLTRIASATGAVHGDTAAEHAGGARLTLRPLWQPPVDVPLAVAHEAHGGGDPRMLDALFGPADPARAADTAAATHPTATERDGALALAVGLAADRSFETGRPVRTGEVIPG from the coding sequence ATGAGCCGAACTCCCGTCCTGCGCGCAGCCGTCGTCGGCACCGGCCACCGGGCCCAGCTGTTCACCCGCGGCCTCGCCGAACGCCCAGGCCACCTCGTGGCCGCGCTCTGCGACCCCAGCCCGACCCGGATGGCCTTCCACAACCGCCTGCTGGCCGAGGCCGGCGCACCGGCGGCCGCCGAGTGGGAGCCGGACCGCTTCACCGACCTGCTGGCGAAGGAGGACATCGACGAGGTCGTGGTCACCACCGTCGACGCCGAGCACGACCGCTACATCGTCCCGGCGCTGAAGGCGGGCTGCCGGGTCGTCACCGAGAAGCCGATGACCGTCGACGCCGAGCGCTGCGCCCGCATCCTCGACACCGTCCGCGAGACCGGCAACTCCCTCACCGTCGCCTTCAACTACCGCTTCAACCCCGTGCACGAGAAGGTCCGCGCCCTGCTCGCCGACGGCGCGATCGGCGAGGTGCTGTCGGTGCACTTCGAGTGGTTGCTCGACGTACGGCACGGCGCCGACTACTTCCGCCGCTGGCACCGCGAGAAGGACCGCAGCGGCGGCCTGCTGGTGCACAAGTCCTCGCACCACTTCGACCTGGTCAACTGGTGGCTCGCCGACGAGCCCGCGGAGGCCTTCGGCTACGGGCGGCTCGGCTTCTACGGCCGCGCGGCGGGGCAGCGGCACGGACTGCGCCGCGACTACGTCCGCGCCCACGGCGCCGACCGGGCCGCCGACGACCCCTTCGCGCTGGACCTCGCGGCCGACGACACCCTGCGCGCCCTCTACCTCGACGCCGAGCGCGACGACGGCTATCTGCGCGACCGGAACGTCTTCGACGGGCCGGTCACCATCGAGGACGACATGTCCGTCCTCGTGCGCTACGCGCGGGGCGCGACGATGACGTACCACCTGACCGCCTACTCCCCGTGGGAGGGCTACCGGGTGATGTTCAACGGCAGCGGGGGCCGGCTGGAGCTGGAGGTAGAGGAGAGCCGCTGGCAGGCGCCCCTGACCCGGATCGCCTCAGCCACGGGCGCCGTGCACGGGGACACGGCTGCGGAACACGCGGGCGGCGCCCGCCTCACCCTGCGCCCGCTGTGGCAGCCTCCGGTGGACGTGCCGCTCGCGGTCGCCCACGAGGCACACGGCGGCGGTGATCCGCGCATGCTCGACGCGCTGTTCGGCCCCGCCGACCCGGCCCGCGCGGCGGACACCGCGGCGGCGACCCACCCGACGGCCACCGAGCGCGACGGAGCGCTGGCCCTGGCCGTGGGCCTGGCGGCCGACCGGAGCTTCGAGACCGGACGGCCCGTGCGCACCGGCGAAGTGATCCCGGGCTGA
- a CDS encoding zinc ribbon domain-containing protein has product MYHPSGSVAQQAAGSATGLLDPRRQEAEAILFQRCTWCGTAMYHRLLCPVCRGSELRTERAEGTGTVRHSTVVHRNTPAARNVSLIEMSEGFVVRGRVMGPPIGIHSGDRVRLSTAKDPVRGEPVFQLLDEPFRAWS; this is encoded by the coding sequence GTGTACCACCCCTCAGGAAGCGTCGCTCAGCAGGCAGCCGGCTCCGCGACGGGTCTCCTCGACCCGAGGCGGCAGGAGGCGGAGGCCATCCTCTTCCAGCGCTGCACCTGGTGCGGCACCGCCATGTACCACCGGCTGCTCTGTCCGGTCTGCCGGGGCAGCGAACTGCGCACGGAGCGCGCCGAGGGCACCGGGACGGTGCGCCACTCCACGGTGGTGCACCGCAACACGCCCGCGGCGCGCAACGTGTCCCTGATCGAGATGTCCGAGGGGTTCGTCGTGCGCGGCCGGGTGATGGGCCCGCCCATCGGCATCCACAGCGGGGACCGGGTACGGCTGTCCACGGCCAAGGACCCGGTCCGCGGCGAGCCGGTCTTCCAACTGCTGGACGAGCCGTTCCGGGCCTGGAGCTGA